Proteins from one Catenuloplanes atrovinosus genomic window:
- the lepB gene encoding signal peptidase I, protein MALWLELPILLVVAFCLAVLIRTFLVQAFYIPSGSMENTLLVGDRVLVNKVVYDVRTPQRGEVVVFRGTDRWAPEHTDDTSGLTFMTKLSRTIGDLVGVGRPGEKDFIKRVIGVAGDRVSCCDEQGRILVNGVPIDEPYIFEDSPLDDTIGDGNDCRSRRFQEVVVPENQIFVMGDHRSVSQDARCQGPVPVENVVGQAFVIVWPRDSWAGIPVPEVWDDVPASSAAPQNPAPDTQGGFVLTVPLLASLAFSARSRSPFSARRRRLPS, encoded by the coding sequence ATGGCGCTCTGGCTGGAACTGCCCATCCTGCTGGTGGTGGCGTTCTGCCTGGCCGTGCTCATCCGCACGTTCCTGGTGCAGGCGTTCTACATCCCCTCCGGGTCGATGGAGAACACGCTGCTCGTCGGCGACCGCGTGCTGGTCAACAAGGTGGTCTACGACGTCCGCACGCCGCAGCGCGGCGAGGTCGTGGTCTTCCGGGGTACGGACCGGTGGGCGCCCGAGCACACCGACGACACCTCCGGGCTGACGTTCATGACGAAGCTCAGCCGTACCATCGGCGACCTCGTCGGCGTCGGCCGGCCCGGGGAGAAGGACTTCATCAAGCGCGTCATCGGCGTCGCCGGCGACCGGGTCTCCTGCTGCGACGAGCAGGGGCGCATCCTCGTCAACGGCGTCCCGATCGACGAGCCGTACATCTTCGAGGACTCGCCGCTGGACGACACGATCGGCGACGGCAACGACTGCCGGTCCCGGCGGTTCCAGGAGGTCGTGGTCCCGGAGAACCAGATCTTCGTGATGGGCGACCACCGCTCCGTCTCCCAGGACGCCCGCTGCCAGGGCCCGGTCCCGGTGGAGAACGTGGTCGGCCAGGCATTCGTGATCGTGTGGCCGCGGGACAGCTGGGCCGGGATTCCCGTGCCTGAGGTGTGGGACGACGTGCCCGCCTCGTCCGCCGCGCCGCAGAACCCGGCGCCCGACACTCAAGGGGGATTCGTGCTCACTGTCCCCTTGTTGGCATCTCTGGCGTTTAGCGCGCGTTCCCGGTCTCCATTCTCAGCCCGTCGTCGTAGGCTCCCTTCGTGA
- the lepB gene encoding signal peptidase I — protein sequence MIDEQTDKPRSSFWKELPILLGVALLVAILVRTFVLQTFYIPSPSMEHTLNVYDRVLVNKLVYNFRDPERGEIIVFEAPEGWRSTPKGEDFIKRIIGVGGDRVMCCDAQGRIQVNGVSLDEPYIYSENGVQDPPASTEFDIVVPADRLWVMGDHRSQSGDSLEHWTTSSGDMQKSTIAEDAVVGRAFVLFWPFSRADWLSAPDTFDQVPSGSGG from the coding sequence GTGATCGACGAGCAGACCGACAAGCCACGCAGTTCGTTCTGGAAAGAACTACCGATCCTCCTGGGTGTGGCGCTGCTTGTCGCCATCCTGGTCCGGACGTTCGTGCTCCAGACGTTCTACATCCCGTCCCCCTCCATGGAGCACACGCTCAACGTCTACGACCGGGTCCTGGTCAACAAGCTCGTTTACAACTTCCGCGACCCCGAGCGCGGCGAGATCATCGTGTTCGAGGCGCCGGAGGGCTGGCGCAGCACGCCCAAGGGCGAGGACTTCATCAAGCGCATCATCGGCGTCGGCGGCGACCGCGTCATGTGCTGCGACGCGCAGGGGCGCATCCAGGTGAACGGCGTGTCGCTGGACGAGCCGTACATCTACTCGGAGAACGGCGTGCAGGATCCGCCCGCCTCCACCGAGTTCGACATCGTGGTGCCGGCCGACCGGCTCTGGGTGATGGGCGACCACCGCTCGCAGTCCGGCGACTCGCTGGAGCACTGGACGACGTCGTCCGGGGACATGCAGAAGTCCACGATCGCCGAGGACGCGGTGGTCGGGCGCGCGTTCGTCCTGTTCTGGCCGTTCTCGCGCGCCGACTGGCTCTCCGCGCCGGACACGTTCGATCAGGTCCCGTCCGGAAGCGGCGGCTGA
- a CDS encoding NUDIX hydrolase: MVDFVPRRAARVLLVDEAGRVLLFRGVDPGRPGEPYWFTIGGGLDEGETPAEAARRELREEAGLDLPASAIGPAVHRDVTEFPFNHVWYRQEQEFFLVRAPGVEVDTSGFDDVERATITSYRWWSAAELASASEPVHPADLAGLLRRVTAGA; encoded by the coding sequence ATGGTGGACTTCGTGCCGCGCCGCGCGGCTCGTGTGCTGCTGGTCGACGAGGCCGGGCGGGTGCTGCTGTTCCGCGGCGTCGACCCGGGGCGGCCCGGCGAGCCGTACTGGTTCACGATCGGCGGCGGCCTGGACGAGGGCGAGACGCCGGCCGAGGCCGCACGGCGCGAGCTGCGCGAGGAGGCCGGGCTGGACCTGCCGGCCTCGGCGATCGGGCCGGCGGTGCACCGGGACGTGACGGAGTTCCCGTTCAACCACGTGTGGTACCGGCAGGAGCAGGAGTTCTTCCTGGTGCGCGCCCCCGGGGTGGAGGTCGACACGAGCGGGTTCGACGACGTCGAGCGGGCCACCATCACGTCGTACCGGTGGTGGTCGGCGGCCGAACTGGCGTCCGCCTCCGAGCCGGTCCATCCGGCGGATCTCGCCGGGCTGCTGCGCCGGGTGACGGCCGGTGCTTAG